Proteins encoded within one genomic window of Streptomyces sp. NBC_00523:
- a CDS encoding universal stress protein, whose protein sequence is MTAYQTLLVGTDGSESSYAAVEAAARLASVCGAELVITCAYAPMRGQELAAAQDQLGAEAYQVVGSAPAEETLRTARDRARLQGASEVRTVAVEGEPVPSLVRTARKCSADLLVVGNRGLRSLAGRLLGSVPADVARKAGLDVLIVHTT, encoded by the coding sequence TTGACCGCCTATCAGACCCTCCTGGTCGGCACGGACGGATCGGAATCGTCGTACGCGGCCGTCGAGGCCGCCGCACGCCTCGCCTCCGTGTGCGGTGCCGAGCTCGTCATCACCTGCGCGTACGCACCCATGCGCGGCCAGGAACTCGCCGCGGCACAGGACCAGTTGGGCGCCGAGGCGTACCAGGTGGTGGGCTCGGCGCCGGCCGAGGAGACCCTGAGAACCGCGAGAGACCGCGCGCGCCTCCAGGGCGCGTCGGAGGTGCGTACGGTCGCCGTGGAGGGTGAGCCGGTCCCCTCGCTCGTGCGGACCGCCCGGAAGTGCTCGGCCGACCTCCTGGTGGTCGGCAACCGGGGGCTGCGGTCGCTGGCGGGGCGGCTCCTCGGCTCCGTGCCGGCGGACGTCGCCAGGAAGGCCGGCCTCGACGTCCTGATCGTGCACACCACGTGA
- a CDS encoding adenylate/guanylate cyclase domain-containing protein encodes MSGEPAGAGPGIVEEVLLGGGRVWTRRDVAARAGVEFERAVRVWRALGFPAVDDDARVFTDADVEALRAGERLITAGLITEHSEALMARALGHHLSRLADWQVDTLRDWMGQAGDTAPGRDALLAHMAALLPEIERLQRYVWRRHLVAHAGPLLTEEREDGSVAGDGAHVRERAVGFTDMVGYTRMTRGLDGAELVGVLDRFETMTGDVVAEGRGQVVKTIGDEVLFVCESAADAAGIGLELSARAQADPKLPQVRTGLAHGPVIGRFGDVYGAAVNVAARLTAVARPASVLVNTALAGELAGVAAYTLRPLRPVSVRGYSRLRPVLLRRGRSGS; translated from the coding sequence GTGAGCGGGGAACCGGCCGGCGCGGGGCCGGGGATCGTCGAGGAGGTGCTGCTCGGCGGGGGCCGGGTCTGGACGCGCCGGGACGTGGCCGCGCGCGCCGGGGTGGAGTTCGAGCGTGCCGTACGGGTGTGGCGCGCGCTCGGGTTCCCGGCGGTGGACGACGACGCCAGGGTGTTCACCGACGCCGACGTGGAGGCCCTGCGCGCGGGGGAACGCCTCATCACGGCCGGGCTGATCACGGAGCACAGCGAGGCGCTGATGGCCCGGGCCCTCGGCCACCACCTCTCCCGGCTCGCCGACTGGCAGGTGGACACCCTCCGGGACTGGATGGGGCAGGCCGGGGACACCGCGCCCGGCCGGGATGCCCTCCTGGCGCACATGGCGGCGCTGCTGCCGGAGATCGAGCGCCTTCAGCGGTACGTCTGGCGCCGCCATCTCGTCGCGCATGCCGGGCCATTGCTGACCGAGGAACGGGAGGACGGCTCCGTGGCCGGGGACGGCGCCCATGTCCGGGAGCGCGCGGTCGGGTTCACCGACATGGTGGGCTACACCCGGATGACCCGTGGCCTGGACGGCGCCGAACTGGTGGGGGTGCTCGACCGGTTCGAGACCATGACCGGCGATGTGGTGGCCGAGGGCCGGGGCCAGGTGGTGAAGACCATCGGCGACGAAGTGCTCTTCGTCTGCGAGTCCGCGGCCGACGCCGCCGGGATCGGCCTCGAACTGTCGGCCCGGGCCCAGGCCGACCCGAAGCTGCCGCAGGTGCGGACCGGGCTCGCCCACGGCCCCGTGATCGGCCGCTTCGGTGACGTCTACGGGGCGGCGGTCAACGTCGCCGCCCGGCTGACGGCGGTGGCCCGCCCCGCGTCCGTCCTGGTCAACACCGCGCTGGCCGGGGAGCTGGCGGGGGTGGCGGCGTACACGCTGAGGCCGCTGCGCCCGGTGTCGGTGCGCGGCTACAGCCGGCTGCGGCCGGTGCTGCTGCGGAGGGGGAGGTCCGGATCCTGA
- a CDS encoding RidA family protein, giving the protein MPRAVTLIRSAALSDVAEYAYAATAPAESRLIFLAGACPLNDDGSTAAVGDYAGQALKAVENMEVALRAAGASLQDVISTRVLVASSRQEDLVAAWQVVRDTFGDHDVPSTLMGVTVLGYADQLVEIEAVAAVLDA; this is encoded by the coding sequence ATGCCCCGCGCCGTCACCCTGATCCGCTCGGCCGCCCTCTCCGACGTCGCCGAGTACGCGTACGCGGCCACGGCGCCCGCCGAGTCCCGGCTGATCTTCCTCGCCGGGGCGTGCCCGCTGAACGACGACGGTTCGACGGCGGCGGTCGGGGACTACGCGGGCCAAGCGCTCAAGGCCGTCGAGAACATGGAGGTCGCCCTCCGCGCCGCCGGCGCGTCGCTCCAGGACGTCATCAGCACCCGGGTGCTCGTGGCGTCGAGCCGCCAGGAGGACCTGGTGGCGGCCTGGCAGGTGGTCCGGGACACCTTCGGTGACCACGACGTGCCCAGCACGCTGATGGGCGTCACCGTGCTCGGTTACGCGGATCAGCTGGTCGAGATCGAGGCGGTCGCCGCCGTGCTCGACGCCTGA
- a CDS encoding GNAT family N-acetyltransferase, which yields MVEPSFLPWPPAPIHTARLVLRESESRDRPAFVELFASPEVHTYLGGARPRDECERALPETPGRRPGHFVIELDGAMIGTVEIKRRDLEQPGAVRPDAGRAELGYLLLPEAWGQGYAAEACAAVLDRFAEACPGEPVVLFTQTANAPSMRLAEKLGFTGIHRFEAWDAEQWMGVRHPAA from the coding sequence ATGGTTGAACCGAGCTTCCTGCCCTGGCCGCCCGCGCCGATACACACCGCACGGCTCGTGCTGCGCGAGTCCGAGAGCCGGGACCGCCCGGCCTTCGTGGAGCTGTTCGCCTCACCGGAGGTGCACACCTACCTCGGCGGCGCCCGCCCGCGCGACGAGTGCGAGCGCGCCCTGCCCGAGACGCCGGGGAGGCGCCCCGGGCACTTCGTGATCGAGCTCGACGGGGCGATGATCGGCACCGTCGAGATCAAACGGCGCGATCTGGAACAGCCGGGCGCGGTCCGCCCGGACGCCGGACGGGCCGAACTGGGCTACCTGCTGCTGCCGGAGGCATGGGGCCAGGGGTACGCCGCCGAGGCGTGCGCGGCGGTCCTCGACCGGTTCGCCGAGGCGTGCCCCGGCGAACCCGTGGTGCTCTTCACCCAGACCGCCAACGCCCCCTCCATGCGTCTCGCCGAGAAGCTCGGCTTCACCGGGATCCACCGCTTCGAGGCGTGGGACGCCGAGCAGTGGATGGGCGTACGGCACCCGGCCGCGTAA
- a CDS encoding ThuA domain-containing protein, whose product MPRTGRLSDVLVFTRTTAYRHDSIPAGRAALLELGEEYGFGVECSEDPSVFTDASLAGRSAVVFLSTSGDVLTPDGRDALRRRLADSCGFVGVHSAACTEYDWPYYGELLGARFAGHPAFQPGTVLIEDPDHPATRHLPPRWNRSDEWYDFRSNPRHLPGVRVLATIAETGYEGGGMGADHPLVWCRESGAGRSFYTALGHAEAAYTDPAFRAHLLGGLRWAAGERS is encoded by the coding sequence ATGCCCCGTACCGGCCGCCTGTCGGACGTTCTCGTCTTCACCCGCACCACGGCCTACCGCCATGACTCGATCCCCGCCGGGCGGGCGGCCCTGCTCGAGCTCGGCGAGGAGTACGGGTTCGGGGTGGAGTGCTCCGAGGACCCCTCGGTGTTCACCGACGCGTCCCTGGCGGGGCGCAGTGCGGTGGTCTTCCTGTCCACCAGCGGGGACGTGCTCACCCCGGACGGGCGGGACGCGCTCCGGCGCCGGCTCGCCGACAGCTGCGGTTTCGTGGGGGTCCACTCCGCCGCCTGCACCGAGTACGACTGGCCGTACTACGGGGAGCTGCTCGGTGCGCGCTTCGCCGGGCACCCCGCCTTCCAGCCCGGCACCGTGCTGATCGAGGACCCGGACCACCCGGCGACGCGCCATCTGCCGCCGCGCTGGAACCGGAGCGACGAGTGGTACGACTTCCGGAGCAACCCGCGCCACCTGCCCGGGGTGCGGGTCCTGGCGACGATCGCCGAGACCGGTTACGAGGGCGGGGGCATGGGGGCCGACCACCCCTTGGTCTGGTGCCGGGAGTCCGGGGCGGGCCGCTCGTTCTACACGGCCCTCGGACACGCGGAGGCCGCCTACACGGACCCGGCGTTCCGCGCCCACCTGCTGGGCGGGCTGCGCTGGGCGGCGGGTGAGCGGTCCTAG
- a CDS encoding S8 family peptidase, whose product MQVRCIAAAAGLVAALIPVSAAHAAGPDAPSTAPRAATTVTTFSVPLPTGDSVTVERAGDDLRSATVTPAAGREGVSFTTASVGDGDLSVVPEDAEPLLAAGRLDPRLFDIGALLDAGYGVKGTTARGALGVIVQHGRGTTAASRARDAVGGAARPGRAIARLGLTALGPDDGADAATAWKRPTKGAERSLAGGVTKLWLDGRLRVALDKSVPQINAPQAWADGYTGKGVTVAVLDSGYDSDHPDLAGRVTVSANFLGGDSAEDDNGHGTHVASTIAGIDGTYRGVAPDASLAVGKVCDSTGLCPTSALLAGIDWAVNTVHAKVVNLSLGGPADETDPAIAVINDLSASTGTLFVVAAGNDGESGTGTVGAPAVANAALAVGAVDAEDELAPFSSRGPRPSDNAVKPDLTAPGVAIVAAKMGGGHTSKSGTSMATPHVAGAAALVAQAHPGWSGEQIKTALMNSAVPNAKRSAYQQGTGRVDAARAERQTVLASPANLTTTAGWADGAGKDTEHTVTFTNSGDSATTLDLAFEKPLSPTAQPGNAEQFSVDRDQVTVPAHGSATATVTARAALLPHGPWSAVLTASKGGQPVTRTVSRSTASCPATGSRSALSSGTVLRRPVRRWWSTAGPVTATRSASPPAPVR is encoded by the coding sequence GTGCAGGTCAGATGCATCGCGGCTGCCGCCGGTCTGGTGGCGGCGCTCATACCCGTCAGTGCCGCACACGCGGCGGGGCCGGACGCCCCGTCCACCGCCCCGCGTGCCGCCACCACCGTCACCACGTTCAGCGTGCCGTTGCCCACCGGCGACTCGGTGACCGTCGAGCGCGCCGGGGACGATCTCCGGTCGGCGACGGTCACGCCGGCCGCCGGACGCGAGGGGGTCTCCTTCACCACCGCTTCGGTGGGCGACGGCGACCTCAGCGTCGTACCGGAGGATGCCGAGCCGCTGCTCGCCGCCGGACGCCTCGACCCCCGGCTCTTCGACATCGGCGCCCTGCTGGACGCGGGGTACGGCGTCAAGGGAACCACCGCCCGGGGCGCGCTGGGTGTGATCGTCCAGCACGGCAGGGGCACGACCGCCGCGAGCCGGGCGCGGGACGCCGTCGGCGGTGCCGCGCGGCCCGGGCGGGCCATCGCCCGGCTCGGCCTGACCGCGCTCGGCCCGGACGACGGCGCGGACGCGGCCACCGCCTGGAAGCGCCCGACCAAGGGCGCCGAGCGCTCGCTGGCGGGCGGTGTGACCAAGCTCTGGCTCGACGGGCGGCTGCGCGTCGCGCTCGACAAGAGCGTGCCGCAGATCAACGCCCCGCAGGCCTGGGCCGACGGCTACACCGGCAAGGGCGTCACGGTCGCCGTCCTCGACAGCGGTTACGACTCCGACCATCCGGACCTGGCGGGCCGGGTCACCGTCTCGGCGAACTTCCTCGGCGGTGACAGCGCGGAGGACGACAACGGCCACGGCACGCACGTGGCCTCCACGATCGCCGGGATCGACGGCACGTACCGGGGTGTCGCCCCGGACGCCTCGCTCGCCGTGGGCAAGGTGTGCGACAGCACCGGGCTGTGCCCGACCTCCGCGCTGCTGGCCGGGATCGACTGGGCGGTGAACACCGTGCACGCCAAGGTGGTCAATCTCAGCCTGGGCGGGCCCGCCGACGAGACCGACCCGGCGATCGCGGTCATCAACGACCTGTCGGCGAGCACCGGCACGCTCTTCGTCGTCGCCGCGGGCAACGACGGCGAGTCCGGCACCGGCACCGTCGGCGCACCCGCCGTCGCGAATGCCGCGCTGGCCGTGGGCGCCGTCGACGCGGAGGACGAGCTCGCCCCGTTCTCCAGCCGGGGCCCGCGCCCGAGCGACAACGCGGTGAAGCCGGACCTCACCGCGCCCGGGGTCGCCATCGTGGCGGCGAAGATGGGCGGCGGCCACACCTCCAAGAGCGGCACGTCGATGGCGACCCCGCATGTGGCGGGCGCCGCCGCGCTGGTCGCCCAGGCGCACCCCGGCTGGAGCGGTGAGCAGATCAAGACCGCGCTCATGAACAGCGCGGTGCCGAACGCGAAGCGGTCCGCGTACCAGCAGGGCACCGGCCGGGTGGATGCGGCGCGCGCCGAGCGGCAGACGGTCCTCGCGTCACCGGCGAACCTGACGACCACCGCGGGCTGGGCGGACGGGGCGGGCAAGGACACCGAGCACACCGTCACCTTCACCAACTCCGGTGACAGCGCCACCACGCTCGACCTGGCCTTCGAGAAGCCGCTGTCGCCGACCGCCCAGCCGGGCAACGCGGAGCAGTTCTCGGTGGACCGCGACCAGGTCACCGTCCCGGCGCACGGCAGCGCCACGGCCACCGTCACCGCCCGTGCCGCTCTGCTCCCGCACGGCCCGTGGTCCGCGGTGCTCACCGCTTCGAAGGGCGGGCAGCCCGTCACCCGTACGGTCTCGCGGTCGACAGCGTCGTGCCCAGCCACCGGGTCACGCTCCGCGCTGAGCAGCGGGACGGTACTCCGGCGACCGGTTCGGCGCTGGTGGTCAACCGCTGGACCGGTGACCGCTACCCGGTCCGCATCACCTCCGGCACCGGTACGGTGA
- the rph gene encoding rifamycin-inactivating phosphotransferase codes for MRERYVWDLNEADGAPVAAVGGKGTHLATLSRIEGVRVPGGFCVTTDAFRRVVTSEPAVAEQLGRLAGVDADDRDAVRTLSAELRRTIEGLALPDDLVAAVTGALARHGEHAAYAVRSSATAEDLPTASFAGQQDSYLNVVGPAAVLRHLSRCWASLFTERAVTYRRRGGIDHRTVHMAVVVQRMVFPRASGILFTADPVTGNRKDATVDAGFGLGEALVSGLVNPDVFTVRDGEITARSIAAKERAVEPLEGGGTREVAVDARRREEPALTDEQVLGLVRLGRRIEAHFGRPQDIEWCLSDDGFRIVQSRPVTTLFPVPEVGDGENHVYVSVGHQQMMTDAMKPLGLSMWRLTAMAPMLEAGGRLFVDVTRRLGPPSARAGLLDLMGKGDPLVRDALETVLAHPGFVPTLPDPSPAAPPTGGAPEPIATDRAVVAGLIARSEASVAALARDIRTHSGPALFDFLPTAFEEHKRVLGDPVSMQAIMAGMESTWWLNEKLLEWLGEKNAADTLTLSAPDNVTSEMGLALLDVADAIRPHPEAVAYLRAVGDDDGFLDGLGKVAGGSEARRAIEAYLDRYGMRCVGEIDITRPRWSERPTALVPVILDNVRLFGPGTAARRFEEGRQRALAKERDVLARLRALPDGDRKADETKAMIDRVRTFIGYREYPKYGIIQRYFVYKQALVREADRLVDAGVLADREDAFHLTLEEFGDAVRSGVVDQELIRRRKEEFRAYSALTPPRVLTSDGEAVNGAYRRDDVPEGALNGLPVSAGTVEGRARVILDVAEADLEAGDILVTTFTDPSWSPLFVGIAGLVTEVGGLMTHGAVIAREYGLPAVVGVEHATRRIRDGQRIRVHGTDGYIELLS; via the coding sequence GTGCGCGAGCGGTACGTGTGGGATCTGAACGAGGCCGACGGGGCGCCGGTCGCGGCCGTCGGCGGCAAGGGCACACACCTGGCCACGCTGTCGCGGATCGAGGGCGTCCGGGTGCCGGGCGGGTTCTGCGTCACGACGGACGCCTTCCGGCGCGTCGTGACCTCGGAACCGGCGGTCGCCGAACAGCTCGGCCGGCTGGCGGGCGTGGATGCGGACGACCGGGACGCCGTGCGCACCCTGAGCGCGGAACTCCGGCGGACCATCGAGGGCCTGGCCCTGCCGGACGACCTGGTGGCGGCGGTGACCGGCGCACTCGCACGGCACGGCGAGCACGCCGCGTACGCCGTACGGTCCAGCGCGACGGCGGAGGATCTGCCGACGGCCTCCTTCGCGGGCCAGCAGGACTCGTATCTGAACGTCGTGGGTCCGGCGGCGGTGCTCCGGCACCTCAGCCGGTGCTGGGCGTCGCTGTTCACCGAGCGGGCCGTGACGTACCGGCGGCGGGGCGGCATCGACCACCGCACCGTGCACATGGCCGTCGTCGTGCAGCGGATGGTGTTCCCGCGGGCGTCGGGCATCCTCTTCACGGCCGATCCGGTGACGGGCAACCGCAAGGACGCCACGGTGGACGCCGGCTTCGGGCTGGGCGAGGCCCTGGTCTCCGGCCTGGTGAACCCGGACGTCTTCACCGTGCGCGACGGCGAGATCACTGCCCGGTCGATCGCCGCCAAGGAACGTGCGGTCGAGCCCCTGGAAGGCGGGGGCACCCGGGAAGTGGCGGTCGACGCGCGGCGGCGGGAGGAACCGGCGCTGACGGACGAGCAGGTCCTCGGGCTCGTACGGCTCGGGCGGCGGATCGAGGCCCACTTCGGCCGCCCGCAGGACATCGAGTGGTGTCTGTCCGACGACGGTTTCCGGATCGTCCAGAGCCGGCCGGTCACGACACTGTTCCCCGTCCCGGAGGTGGGCGACGGCGAGAACCACGTGTACGTCTCCGTCGGACACCAGCAGATGATGACCGACGCGATGAAGCCCCTCGGGCTCTCGATGTGGCGGCTGACCGCCATGGCTCCGATGCTGGAGGCCGGCGGGCGGCTGTTCGTGGACGTCACCCGGCGCCTCGGCCCGCCCTCCGCCCGGGCCGGGCTCCTGGACCTGATGGGCAAGGGCGATCCGCTGGTCAGGGACGCCCTGGAGACCGTCCTCGCCCATCCCGGCTTCGTCCCGACGCTCCCGGACCCGTCGCCCGCCGCGCCGCCGACCGGTGGCGCGCCCGAGCCGATCGCGACCGACCGGGCCGTCGTCGCCGGGCTGATCGCGCGCAGCGAGGCGTCCGTCGCCGCCCTGGCGCGCGACATCCGGACGCACTCCGGGCCGGCCCTGTTCGACTTCCTGCCGACGGCCTTCGAGGAGCACAAGCGGGTGCTCGGCGACCCCGTGAGCATGCAGGCCATCATGGCGGGCATGGAGTCCACCTGGTGGCTCAACGAAAAGCTGCTCGAATGGCTCGGCGAGAAGAACGCGGCCGACACGCTCACCCTCTCCGCTCCCGACAACGTGACCTCGGAGATGGGCCTCGCGCTCCTCGACGTCGCCGACGCGATCCGCCCGCATCCGGAGGCGGTGGCCTATCTGCGGGCCGTCGGGGACGACGACGGCTTCCTGGACGGCCTGGGCAAGGTCGCGGGCGGGTCGGAGGCGCGCCGGGCCATCGAGGCGTACCTCGACCGGTACGGCATGCGGTGCGTCGGCGAGATCGACATCACCCGGCCGCGCTGGAGCGAGCGTCCCACCGCGCTCGTGCCGGTGATCCTGGACAACGTACGGCTCTTCGGGCCGGGCACGGCCGCGCGGCGCTTCGAGGAGGGGCGGCAGAGGGCCCTGGCGAAGGAGCGGGACGTGCTCGCACGGCTGCGGGCGCTTCCGGACGGAGACCGGAAGGCCGACGAGACCAAGGCGATGATCGACCGGGTCCGCACCTTCATCGGCTACCGCGAGTACCCGAAGTACGGGATCATCCAGCGCTACTTCGTCTACAAGCAGGCCCTCGTGCGGGAGGCCGACCGCCTGGTCGACGCGGGGGTGCTGGCCGACCGGGAGGACGCCTTCCACCTCACCCTGGAGGAGTTCGGTGACGCCGTGCGCTCCGGCGTGGTGGACCAGGAGCTGATCCGGCGCCGCAAGGAGGAGTTCCGGGCGTACAGCGCGCTCACCCCGCCCCGGGTGCTGACCTCGGACGGCGAGGCGGTGAACGGGGCGTACCGGCGCGACGACGTGCCGGAGGGCGCGCTGAACGGGCTGCCGGTCTCCGCCGGGACCGTCGAGGGAAGGGCGCGGGTGATCCTGGATGTGGCCGAGGCGGACCTGGAGGCGGGCGACATCCTGGTCACCACCTTCACGGACCCCAGCTGGTCGCCGCTGTTCGTCGGGATCGCGGGCCTCGTGACCGAGGTGGGCGGGCTGATGACGCATGGTGCGGTGATCGCCCGGGAGTACGGTCTTCCGGCCGTCGTGGGCGTCGAGCACGCCACACGGCGCATCCGGGACGGGCAGCGCATCCGCGTCCACGGCACCGACGGGTACATCGAGCTGCTGTCCTGA
- a CDS encoding SUKH-4 family immunity protein, whose translation MLFTVTRTELVARFGEDRIATLPAAAFPPGTARTEGARLLHTVGAPTGTLSLRGPDPESGLLPRLREVAEAGEEAGEWPVIGWLLNAHLALDPASGVVHAFDPDEGTAQPLHSDVSSLVHVTLRLQRLLEEFAFSDEDADEEAGFERLEREVEHIRRTTSEVDPLPFGDEESVWSVVADEIAAGQRFVAGSPGNASLYG comes from the coding sequence GTGCTGTTCACCGTCACCCGTACCGAACTGGTCGCCCGCTTCGGCGAGGACCGGATCGCCACCCTGCCCGCCGCCGCGTTTCCGCCCGGAACCGCCCGCACCGAGGGCGCCCGCCTCCTGCACACCGTGGGCGCGCCCACCGGGACGCTCTCGCTGCGGGGCCCCGACCCGGAGTCGGGCCTCCTCCCCCGCCTACGGGAGGTGGCCGAGGCCGGCGAGGAGGCGGGCGAGTGGCCGGTGATCGGGTGGCTGCTCAACGCGCACCTCGCGCTCGATCCGGCCTCCGGGGTCGTGCACGCCTTCGACCCGGATGAGGGCACCGCCCAGCCGCTGCACTCGGATGTCTCCTCCCTCGTCCACGTGACCCTGCGCTTGCAGCGGCTGCTGGAGGAGTTCGCCTTCAGCGATGAAGACGCCGACGAGGAGGCCGGCTTCGAGCGGCTGGAGCGCGAGGTGGAGCACATCCGGCGGACGACGAGCGAGGTGGACCCGCTGCCCTTCGGGGACGAGGAGTCGGTGTGGTCGGTGGTGGCCGACGAGATCGCCGCGGGGCAGCGCTTCGTGGCCGGCAGCCCGGGAAACGCATCGCTCTACGGCTGA